In Pseudomonas abieticivorans, the genomic window TTGACCAGCTTTTCGATGGCGCCCACCGGTGCCACCGGAAACAGCCCCGGGGTGTCGGCAAAGGCTGCATGCCCGTGGATCACCGCCAGGGGTTTGAGACCCCGCGCCTCTGCGTGGGAGCGGCGCATCAAGACCAGGGCCGCGGCACCGTCGGAGATGGAACTGGAGTTGGCCGCCGTGACCGTGCCGCCCTGGCGAAACGCCGGCTTAAGCGTGGGGATCTTGTCTAGCTGGGCCTTGGGCGGTTGTTCGTCGTCGCTGATCAGGCATTGGGTTTTACCCAACGTCACGCTGACCGGCACGATCTCGGCCGCAAAGGCGCCGCTCGTGATCGCTTGCTGGGCACGGGTCAGGGAAGCAATGGCGAATGCATCCTGTTGCTCGCGGCTAAAACCGTTGGCCTGGGCGCAGTCTTCGGCATAGGTGCCCATCAATCGGCCTGGCTCGTAGGCATCTTCCAGGCCATCGAGGAACATGTGGTCGAGCACCCGGCCATGGCCCATGCGGTAGCCACCGCGGGCCTTGTCCAGCAGATAGGGGGCATTGGACATGCTTTCCATGCCGCCGGCCAGCACCACCTCGGCGCTGCCGGCCGCCAGCAGGTCGTGGGCCATGATCACCGCCTGCATGCCCGAACCGCACATCTTGTTCAGGGTGGTGCAGGTGGTTGCCTTGTTCAGCCCGCCACCCAGCGCTGCTTGCCGGGCGGGTGCCTGGCCCAGCCCTGCGGGCAGCACGCAACCGAACAGCACTTGCTCGACGGCATCGGCGCTGATGCCGGCGCGCTCTACGGCCGCGCGGATCACGTTGGCGCCCAGCTGCGGCGCTGTCAAGCTGCTCAGGTCACCCTGCAGGCCGCCCATGGGCGTGCGCACGGCGCTGACAATGACAATAGGGTCGTTCATGCGGTGTCCCTCACTTATTTGGCCGCCATGCGCAGGGCGCCGTCCAGGCGGATCACTTCGCCATTGAGCATGCTGTTCTCGATGATGTGCTGGGCCAGCGCGGCATACTCCAAAGGCTTGCCCAACCGGGGTGGGAACGGCACGCCGGCCGCGAGGCTGGCGCGCACCTCGTCGGTCATGCCGGCCATCATCGGCGTTTCGAAAATGCCGGGCGCGATGGTCATCACCCGGATGCCAAAGCGCGCCAACTCCCGCGCGGCTGGCAAGGTCAGGCTGACAATGGCGCCCTTGGACGCCGCATAGGCAGCCTGGCCGATTTGCCCATCGTAGGCGGCCACCGAGGCAGTGTTGATGATCACCCCGCGCTCACCGTCCTCGTTCGGCGCACTCTGGGCGATGGCCGCGGCGGCCAGGCGCATCAGGTTGAAGCTGCCGATCAGGTTGACGTCGATGATGCGGCTGAAGCTCTCCAGCGCATGAGGGCCGGTTTTGCCGAGGATTTTTTCGCCGCTGACGATGCCGGCGCAATTGATCAGCCCATTGAGCTGGCCGAATGCCGCAAGGGTTGCGTCCACGGCGGCTTGGGCAGCATCGGCCTGGGTGATATCGGCGACCACATGCCGGGCGTTGCCACCCAACGCCTGCGCCTTTTCGGCCACGGCGGCATTGAGGTCGACCAACATGACCCGGGCACCCGCCGCCACCAACCGTTGTGCAGTCGCCGCACCCAGACCGGATGCGCCGCCACTGACCATGAATACGTTGTTATTGATTTGCATGGACATCTCCGCGACTCAAGCATTGCCCCAATAGTCGCGCCGCAAGCGGTGGCCCACAATGGCCAAAGCTGTCAATCGAACTGACGGATTTGACCAGTGCCGTCCAGGATCATGCCGCGATAGTGCCCGGGGCTGGCGCCGGTCCATTTGCGGAAGGCCTTGTAGAACGAGCTGGCATCGGCAAACCCCAAGTGCTCGGCGATATCACTGAAGGGCCTTTCGCCCTCGGCCAGCCACTGGATCGCCAGCTCCTTGCGCACGCTGTCCTTGAGCCCCTGCCAGGTGTGGCCCTCCTCGCCCAGCCGGCGCCGCAGGGTGGACGCAGACATGCACAGGTCCTGGGCCAGGCGCGCCGCCTCCGGCCAGGTGTCGGGGGGCAACTGGCGAAGTTGTTGGCTAATACGCCGGCCCAGGCTGTCCGGGTCGCGGTACTTGACCAGGATATTGCCCGGCGCACGGTTCAGGAAACGCTGCAGCTGCGCCTCGGTGCGGCGCACGGGTTGCTCAAGGCCCTCGGCGGAAAAAATGATGCGGGTGCGTGGCCGCTCGAAGCGCAGGTTGTGGGAAAACATCACCCGATAATCGTCGGTGAACGCCGGTTCCGAGCAGCGCAGTTCCACCGCCAAAATTGGCATGCGCCGCCCGGCCAGCCAGCACAGCACGCCGTGCACGATCATCCAATACGTGAAGTAGGTGAAGGCCCGGCGCGGCTGCGGGTCGCGCTCGCTCAGCACGATTTCGGCCAGGCCTTGTTGCTGTGAAAATTCTGCGGCCAAGCCCTCAAGCATCAACGACAAAAAACCCAGCCCCGATGCAATCGCCCCGGCAACCGTGGGCTGGGCCATGGACGAGCGACACAGGAATGCCAGGCTGCCGCTGCGCAGGCGACGCGGGTCCATGCCGAAAAATTCGTCATCTTGCAGCAGCGCCAGGCGCCGCCACAGGCGGGCGTAGGCCAGGGCGGGGATGCGGCCCTCTGGCTGCTCCAGCAACGTGGGGGCGATTCCGACGCTGGCCAACAGGTGCAGGGTCTGGCCATCGGTCAGACCGCTTTGCAACAGGGCCTCGCGCAGCAGTGGGACGGCGATGGTGTCCTTTTGAAGCATGGGTGGGCTCTTGGGGTTATTTGAGGTGAGTGTACGGCGATCTATTTGCGGCGTCAGGTTCGCGGATGTATCCGCCCCTACAGAAAACCTGGACAGCGCCCCTGACGAAGGACACCTGACACAAATGTCAGCCACCGATCAGTTGACTGTCAGCCGCCACGGGTTATGGTTGAAGATTACGAACGCCCGAGACGCCGCCCATGAAATTCGCCCGCCCCGCCCTGCTCGCCAGCCTGCTGATAAGCTCCCTGGCCCAGGCCGCCGACCTGTTGCCGATCGACGTGTACCGCGACCCCAATTGCGGGTGCTGCACCAACTGGATCAAGCACCTGGAGGCCAACGGCTTCAAGGTGACCGACCATGTGGAGCCGAACATGAGCGCGGTCAAGCAGCGCCTGGGCGTGGAGCCCAAATTGGCGTCGTGCCACACTGCCGTGATCAACGGCAAGTTCGTCGAAGGCCATGTGCCGGCCGAGCAGATCAAGGCCCTGGCCCAGCGCAGCGACCTGCGCGGGCTGGCCGTGCCGGGCATGCCGATGGGGTCGCCCGGCATGGAAATGGGTGATCGCAAAGACACTTATCAAGTCATCGGCGTGAACCAGCAGGGCGCCGAAGAGGTCATTGCTCAGTACCCGAATTAATCACACAAGGTCGCTCCCATGTTGCGTGCTTCGCTCCTCGCCCTGGGCCTGTTTGCCGGCTCCGTGTTCGCCGCCACGGCGCCGCCCACCTATGGCCCCGAACTGCAGGGGTTTGACTACCCCTACCCGCTCAAGCATTACTCATTCGAGTCCCAGGGCACGTCCCTGCAAATGGGCTACATGGACGTGCCGGCCAGTGGCAAGGCCAACGGCCAGACCCTGGTGCTGATGCATGGCAAAAACTTTTGCGCCGCCACCTGGGAATCATCGATCAAGGCCCTGACCCAAGCCGGCTACCGCGTGGTGGCGCCCGACCAGATTGGCTTTTGCACCTCCAGCAAACCTGAGCACTACCAGTACAGCTTCCAGCAACTGGCCAGCAACACCCATGAGCTGCTGGCTTCGTTGGGCCTTGAGAACGTCACCGTGCTGGGCCACTCCACCGGCGGCATGCTCGCCACCCGCTACGCCCTGCAATACCCCACCCAGGTGCAGCGCCTGGCATTGGTCAACCCGATCGGCCTGGAAGACTGGAAAGCCCTGGGCGTGCCTTACCGCTCGGTGGACCAATGGTTTGCCCGCGAAAGCAAACTCAACGCCGATGGCATTCGCAACTACGAACGCAGCACTTACTACGCCGGGCGCTGGAAGCCTGAGTTCGAGCGCTGGGTGAGCATGCTGGCGGGCTTGAACCAAGGCCCGGGGCACAACCTGGTGGCGTGGAACTCGGCGCTGATCTACGACATGATCTTCACCCAGCCGGTGTACTACGAATTCAAGAACCTGCAAATGCCCACCTTGCTGCTGATCGGTGACGCCGACACCACGGCCATCGGCAGCGACATCGCGCCGCCCGAGGTCAAGGCGCGCATCGGCCATTACAACGTGCTGGGCAAGCAGGTCAGCCAATTGATCCCCCATGGCACCCTGGTGGAGTTCCCTGGCCTGGGCCATGCGCCGCAGATGGAAGAACCCGAGCGTTTCCACGCCGCCCTGCTGGGCTGGCTCGCCAAACAACCTTGAAAGGATGAATGCCGTGCGCATAGCCGTGATCGATGACTGGCAGGACGTTGCCAGCGATGTGGTGGACTGGTCGCCGGTAAGCGCGATCGCCCAAGTGGACTTTTTACCGGACTACCCGGCCAGCACCGAGCAGATGATCGCGCGCCTGGCGCCCTACCAGGTGATTTGCGTGATGCGCGAACGTACCCCGTTCGATGCGGCGCTGCTGCGCGGCTTGCCCAACCTCAAGCTGCTGGTGACCGGCGGCATGCGCAACGCCGCCCTGGACATCCAGACCGCGACCACGCTGGGCATCCAAGTGTGCGGCACCGACAGTTACAAACAGGCGGCGCCGGAGCTGACCTGGGCACTATTGATGGCCATGACCCGCAACCTGGTCGCCGAAACCGCGTCGCTGCGCGACGGTGGCTGGCAGATCGGCCTGGGCGGCGACTTGCACGGCAAAACCCTGGGGATACTGGGCCTGGGCAGCATCGGCCAAAAGGTCGCCCAGTACGGCCAGGTGTTCGGCATGCGCGTGATCGCCTGGAGCGAAAACCTCACCCACGAGCGCGCCGCTGCGGCAGGCGTGACCTGGGTCAGCAAGCAGGAACTGTTCGAACAGGCCGACGTGCTCAGCGTGCACCTTGTGTTGAGCGAGCGCAGCCGCGGCCTGGTCGACCGCCAGGCACTGGCCTGGATGAAGCCGTCGGCCATGCTGGTGAACACCGCCCGTGGGCCGATCGTGGACGAAGCCGCGCTGGTCGAAGCGCTGGTGGCCAACCGCCTTGCCGGCGCAGCACTGGACGTTTTCAGCCAGGAGCCGCTGCCCCCCGAACACCCGTTCCGGCGCCTGCCCAACGTGCTGGCCACGCCCCACGTGGGCTACGTGACCGCCAATAACTACCGGCTGTTTTTCAGCCAGATGATCGAAGACATCCTGGCCTGGCATGCTGGCCAGCCGATCCGCCTACTGGCCTGACCACACCTGGGCCTCGGTCCAGCCCAGCTCCGCAAAGTCGAGGGCGCGCAGGTGCGCTTCGCCTTCGCAAAAGAATTCGTCGAGCTGGGGCGGTTTGATCGGGGTTTCCGCCAACATCGCGTGCACCTGGCCACGGTGGTGGATCTGGTGCTCGAACAGGTGCGCCAGCAGCCGCAGGCGGGTGTCGCGCTGG contains:
- a CDS encoding acetyl-CoA C-acyltransferase, which encodes MNDPIVIVSAVRTPMGGLQGDLSSLTAPQLGANVIRAAVERAGISADAVEQVLFGCVLPAGLGQAPARQAALGGGLNKATTCTTLNKMCGSGMQAVIMAHDLLAAGSAEVVLAGGMESMSNAPYLLDKARGGYRMGHGRVLDHMFLDGLEDAYEPGRLMGTYAEDCAQANGFSREQQDAFAIASLTRAQQAITSGAFAAEIVPVSVTLGKTQCLISDDEQPPKAQLDKIPTLKPAFRQGGTVTAANSSSISDGAAALVLMRRSHAEARGLKPLAVIHGHAAFADTPGLFPVAPVGAIEKLVKRTGWTLDQVDLFEINEAFAVVTLVTMARLELPHHKVNIHGGACALGHPIGASGARILVTLLSALRQQGKRRGIAAICIGGGEATAIAVECLY
- a CDS encoding DUF411 domain-containing protein — its product is MKFARPALLASLLISSLAQAADLLPIDVYRDPNCGCCTNWIKHLEANGFKVTDHVEPNMSAVKQRLGVEPKLASCHTAVINGKFVEGHVPAEQIKALAQRSDLRGLAVPGMPMGSPGMEMGDRKDTYQVIGVNQQGAEEVIAQYPN
- a CDS encoding SDR family NAD(P)-dependent oxidoreductase, whose translation is MQINNNVFMVSGGASGLGAATAQRLVAAGARVMLVDLNAAVAEKAQALGGNARHVVADITQADAAQAAVDATLAAFGQLNGLINCAGIVSGEKILGKTGPHALESFSRIIDVNLIGSFNLMRLAAAAIAQSAPNEDGERGVIINTASVAAYDGQIGQAAYAASKGAIVSLTLPAARELARFGIRVMTIAPGIFETPMMAGMTDEVRASLAAGVPFPPRLGKPLEYAALAQHIIENSMLNGEVIRLDGALRMAAK
- a CDS encoding AraC family transcriptional regulator; this translates as MLQKDTIAVPLLREALLQSGLTDGQTLHLLASVGIAPTLLEQPEGRIPALAYARLWRRLALLQDDEFFGMDPRRLRSGSLAFLCRSSMAQPTVAGAIASGLGFLSLMLEGLAAEFSQQQGLAEIVLSERDPQPRRAFTYFTYWMIVHGVLCWLAGRRMPILAVELRCSEPAFTDDYRVMFSHNLRFERPRTRIIFSAEGLEQPVRRTEAQLQRFLNRAPGNILVKYRDPDSLGRRISQQLRQLPPDTWPEAARLAQDLCMSASTLRRRLGEEGHTWQGLKDSVRKELAIQWLAEGERPFSDIAEHLGFADASSFYKAFRKWTGASPGHYRGMILDGTGQIRQFD
- a CDS encoding alpha/beta fold hydrolase, with product MLRASLLALGLFAGSVFAATAPPTYGPELQGFDYPYPLKHYSFESQGTSLQMGYMDVPASGKANGQTLVLMHGKNFCAATWESSIKALTQAGYRVVAPDQIGFCTSSKPEHYQYSFQQLASNTHELLASLGLENVTVLGHSTGGMLATRYALQYPTQVQRLALVNPIGLEDWKALGVPYRSVDQWFARESKLNADGIRNYERSTYYAGRWKPEFERWVSMLAGLNQGPGHNLVAWNSALIYDMIFTQPVYYEFKNLQMPTLLLIGDADTTAIGSDIAPPEVKARIGHYNVLGKQVSQLIPHGTLVEFPGLGHAPQMEEPERFHAALLGWLAKQP
- a CDS encoding D-2-hydroxyacid dehydrogenase family protein, translated to MNAVRIAVIDDWQDVASDVVDWSPVSAIAQVDFLPDYPASTEQMIARLAPYQVICVMRERTPFDAALLRGLPNLKLLVTGGMRNAALDIQTATTLGIQVCGTDSYKQAAPELTWALLMAMTRNLVAETASLRDGGWQIGLGGDLHGKTLGILGLGSIGQKVAQYGQVFGMRVIAWSENLTHERAAAAGVTWVSKQELFEQADVLSVHLVLSERSRGLVDRQALAWMKPSAMLVNTARGPIVDEAALVEALVANRLAGAALDVFSQEPLPPEHPFRRLPNVLATPHVGYVTANNYRLFFSQMIEDILAWHAGQPIRLLA